The DNA segment tgggctatgcctgttgtcttctcccaatcatattatatattataattatgatttgtgattgtcaatgaaataaattatagttACTAGCTAATGAATTTCTAATGATGAATAGTGATGTATAGAAGCGGGAATATATTGATGCATTGAGAAGGGGGTCGATGAAGGTTCGATCCTCTTTGCTCTTTGAAAGAGAAAAGAACCATTTAAtgtaaacattaaacattaagggctatttgcacagtgacagttaaactgaatttcattttaaactggattaaatccgtatcaagtctcgtttgttataatgtgtttcattttgagttcaagccaccagctgattaaattcagtttaagctttgactgtgcaaacggcccttaatgtaATGTACGTGTAAACAGGCTTGTTGCTAAAAGTTAATCATGGTAGCTTTTGGGCTTAGATTTTTTATTAGTCatgtttttctattattcttatAGCATCAAGTCAGACACTTATAAGCTATTCTATGTTgactcaaattaataaaatcattgattCAGGAATGACTCATTGGTGCAGCCTCTACAGGAAGATTTTTTGGTCCTGTTACCCaatttttaatgtaatttataagtaacggaaattcagttgtaataaaaatttatagtGGTTTTATAAAAAAGAAGAATTGTAATTCTACTACTCATTCCTCAGTTGATGAAGGTCATTGGAGAATATGCTTAAAATGTCCACTCATTAAGGCTACACATGCTTTGGCTCATTCCACCTTATTTATGTTCCATGGTAAAAGACATTCTGTTCAAAAGACGACCGGAATCCACACAGAATGTTACCTAACTCGAAGATAATCAATAATCACTCCTGTGTGTGTGTACCGATTGAGTAGGACTAACATCTTTGTACGACAAAACATCATTTACCTTCATTAGGATTAAATTACGATACCATACACTTATAATAGCGTAAAAGAACTAAAGAATCACTCTCCATATTGGTTAAGGACTAATGTTTTTAATGAGGGATCCTGGTTGAGTTAATTCAGATCAAATAATACTTAATATTGtcccaataaataatatatttcctcCATTAACAGGTAGCAGGTAGAGACATTAACAATAAAAGACGGAACCTGTTTATCAAATTGATAAACCACGATTTAATTTACCTAACTAGAGGTTTTTTCATACATTCACATGATGAAAGGATACTCTGCTTTCGCACTTTCAATTTAACTCTTCATTACTGTTAAATTCTTAGTCCTTTTAACATcgttatatttgaataataccCTATCGGTTAGTTTTTACAACTTTTTTATTATGAAAGATGCCCACATGAGATCTtagcttgtgcatgggtaatggTAAGTGCGTGGGTGAGTTAATGATAATTTCAAACGTCCAACCTTACTGACGGGATTCACACCCACTACCAGGTAGTGCTAGCAGattgaagggtgcaacgcctcaGTTTTCTTGGCTAGCCTGTCTGGCAACCTCTccctaacctttccttgacAAGTTTGTAGAATTAAGAAGTCTAATATGGTCATTTGTGATTAGCCTACTTGGTTATTAGGCTCTCTTTGCATGATCAACCATCTCATGTAACATAATTTCTCTATGttgtataattgattcaatattttaCTCGTATTTAACATATTGACTGTATTTTTCAGAATTACATCATCAAACCAGAGTAAAAATGGAGAGCACTCGAGAACGTTAAATTCATCATCCAGATCAATTACAATAAACGATTCCTTTGGGGATCTTGGACGTTGAATTGAAAGGAACGTAATTAATGAGTACAGAGATCAATACGAATGGTAGTGCTAAGGCACAGCAATCATCCAACATCTGTGTCGGTCCATCGAGCTCAGACCCTACAAATTCAAATCCATTGAGTAAATCAAAGAAGCGACGTCtcagaaaaaagaagaaaaagccCTTGAAGTCGCCTGATGCTCCCGACAAAGCTTTGACAGAGCCGAACTCAGCTTCCACTCCCGTTGTAAATCCATCATCCAACGGAATAAAACAGAATCTATCAAAAAgtgagaatattgaaaaatctgttCCAGAGAAAAAGAACTCTCCTAAAAAAGTGATTGATATTTCTCGTGGTGGTGACAAATCAAAATCTATTAGACCTGCTGGTGCTAATCCAAATACGATCCAGAGTGACAAGTCTAGATCGGAAAACTCCAAGAAACAAATCAATACGGTTTCTGAATCGATACGATTGGATGGTGGTAAGCAGGAGAAGAAATCAAAAGGGAATTGCGGTCCAGATAGGCCTAGTTCTCTCACTGAGGTGAGAAACGTTCCCATCAATTCTGATCCTAGTATCGACAAGAATTTGTCGTTGGAGGGCTCATCAGCAATTGCTGAGAGATTAGCAATTGTAGAGAAGCTATTTGATAGTCCTGCTTTTTCTCATATTGTTGATAGAATTCAAGTAGAGACTGATACGAGGCAAGACCAATCTAGAGTTAGTGACTCACCAGTCAATCAAAAACCTCCAGTTTCAGCTGAACCAAAAGTTAGCCAACTGAATCAAAAGCCAGCAAACATGAATACAAAGTCGAGGGAAGAGGTGATGGCCGAACGAGAGGCCAAAAAAGCAGCAAAAGCTGCCGCCAAGGCTGCCAAGTCAAAGCCGAAATCAGCTGATGTTCCCGTTGATAGTGCCAATAAACCTGCTCAATGTGCCGAGAAGGACACAAAGATACCAACTTCTCAAAATGAGGTAGCTGCCACTGAAGATGCAACTAAGGTAATTCAAGAGACAAGCACAGTGCCGAGTCGAGTGTCGGATGTCGTGGATGGAACGGCCATGCATATGAAACGAAACCTTGCGCAGCTCATAAACCACCAAGTACCAGAAACGAAGAAAGATGTACCTTTGAAAATCGAAGAGGTGAAAAAGTCTGAACCACCCACAGAGAAGAGTAAAGCCGAGCTGAAAGCTGAGAGGAGAGCTAAGCAGGTAAGCAAATTATTCGATTTCGTTGTGAATAATTT comes from the Nilaparvata lugens isolate BPH chromosome 1, ASM1435652v1, whole genome shotgun sequence genome and includes:
- the LOC111058402 gene encoding translation initiation factor eIF-2B subunit delta, producing MSTEINTNGSAKAQQSSNICVGPSSSDPTNSNPLSKSKKRRLRKKKKKPLKSPDAPDKALTEPNSASTPVVNPSSNGIKQNLSKSENIEKSVPEKKNSPKKVIDISRGGDKSKSIRPAGANPNTIQSDKSRSENSKKQINTVSESIRLDGGKQEKKSKGNCGPDRPSSLTEVRNVPINSDPSIDKNLSLEGSSAIAERLAIVEKLFDSPAFSHIVDRIQVETDTRQDQSRVSDSPVNQKPPVSAEPKVSQLNQKPANMNTKSREEVMAEREAKKAAKAAAKAAKSKPKSADVPVDSANKPAQCAEKDTKIPTSQNEVAATEDATKVIQETSTVPSRVSDVVDGTAMHMKRNLAQLINHQVPETKKDVPLKIEEVKKSEPPTEKSKAELKAERRAKQEAQRAAKAASKAADPDQAKKTEEKIEKQVKAAVETVKEKVVRLHESNVPNSEGQYMIKLFSHLRLNKERLKEDYENLHPAIIKLGIQYESRIVCGSNARCVALLYALKKMLSDYCTPSKQEFARGVESVVARSLAYLDQCRPASVSMVNAVRHIKRHLTQIPNTLSDLQAKQKLYDVIDTYVREQIDVAGEAISNTVQKKITDGDVILTYGCSSLVRRILTESHKSGTKFSVIVADGAPWFEGREMLKRLVKEGLTCSYVPISAASFVMREASKVVVGAHALLANGCVVSRAGTSQLALLARSYNVAVLVCCETHKFSERVQTDAFVYNELGGVEREQKEKRLSLAYDLTPPDLVTAVVTEVGILPCTSVPVILRIKPSESVV